The genomic window CATTTCCGTTTCACTGTGGTAGCGGTTGAACACCTCGTGCGTCAGGATAGGCGTGGCGCGCAGCAATTCCGGCGGGATCACCTCGTCGCAGCCGGCATCCAGTGCGTCGATAGCCAAGGTGCCCGCAGCCCCCGTCACCACCTGCCAGAGGGTTTGCACATCTTCGCGCACGGTCGTTTCGTCAAGGGTGATGCCCACCGCGCCGTGAATGTCGCTGCGCAAATTGATCCCGGCGGCGTTGGCGCGCGCCAGCACGCCCGCTTTATCGACCACCTCAACGGTCAGGGTATCGAACCAGCGATCGTGCCTGAGAGTCAGGTCGGCGTCGTGCAGCCCCTGCGCCAGGATCGTTGTCAGCCGGTGAATACGCCCGGCAATGCGTTTGAGCCCCTGCGGACCGTGATAGACGGCATACAAGCCGGCGATATTGGCCAGCAACACCTGCGACGTGCAAATGTTCGAGTTCGCCTTCTCGCGGCGAATGTGCTGTTCGCGCGTTTGCATCACCATGCGCAAAGCCGTATCACCGGCGGCGTCGCGGGAAACACCGATAATTCGGCCCGGCATGGCGCGTTTCATTTCATCGCGGGCGGCGAAAAACGCCGCGTGCGGGCCACCGTACCCCATCGGCACCCCGAAGCGTTGCGACGAGCCGAATACCACATCGGCGCCCTGCTCCCCGGGCGCCGCCAGCAGCACCAGCGAGAGCATATCCGCCGCCACGCAGCTGATGATTTTGCGGCGCGTAAGTTCGGCCATAAGGGCGCGATAGTCGTGTAATTCACCGGTGGTGCCTACCTGCTGCAATAGTACGCCAAACAGATCGGGATGCTCCAGCGCCGCCTGTGCCTTATCAATGACCAGCTCAAATCCAAAGGTACCGGCGCGGGTGCGCAAGACATCCAGGGTTTGCGGATGCACGTCGTCGGCGACGAAAAAGCAGTTGGCCTGCTTCAGTTTACTGGAGCGTTTGGCAAGCGCCATGGCTTCGGCCGCCGCGGTGGCTTCATCCAGCAGCGAGGCCGAGGCGATGTCCAGACCGGTCAGATCCAACGTTAACTGTTGAAAATTAAGCAACGCTTCCAGCCGCCCCTGGGACACTTCGGGCTGGTAGGGCGTGTAGGCCGTGTACCAGCCGGGGTTTTCCAGCATATTGCGCAGAATGACCGGCGGCGTCACCACCGCGCTGTAGCCCATGCCGATAAAGGATTTGTAGCGCTGATTTTGACGGGCGATAGCCTTCAGCTCCGCCAGGGCCTGTGCTTCCGTCGTCGCTTCGCCCACGGCGGGCGCAGCGGCAAGCTGAATGTCCGCTGGCACGATTTGGGCGATAAGCCCCGCCAGGGAATCACTGCCCACGGTGGCAAGCATGTGCACCTGTTGCGGCGCGGAGGGGCCGATATGACGCGCGATAAAGGCGTCATGATGTTCAAGCTGGCTAAGAGTCTGGGTCATGGACAGCAATTCCTACATCGGGCATGGGACCGGAAAAGGGTAAGCGCAAGGTGCGCCCCGGCGGTCGCGGCCGGGGCGTCGGCGTTATTCGTCTTCTTCGTCAATAGCGGCCTGATAAGCGGCGGCATCGAGCAATTCGTTCACTTCGCTGTCGTCGGTCGCCTTGATTTTAAACAGCCAGCCATCGGTGTAAGGCGCGCTGTTGACCAACTCCGGCGACGCTTCCAAATCATCGTTCACCGCCACGATTTCGCCGCTGATAGGCGCATAAATATCCGATGCGGCTTTCACCGATTCCGCCACCGCGCAATCTTCGCCGGCGGAAAACGTGGCGCCAACCTCGGGCAGGTCCATAAACACCATATCGCCCAACAGTTCCTGGGCATGCTCAGTGATCCCGACACAGTAAACACCATCGCCTTCATTAAGCACCCACTCATGGGATGCCGTATATTTTAATTCTGTCGGCACATTGCTCATCGCCATCCTCACTCTGACAAAGTTAGTTATTGCGCAACCGCTTTACCGGCGCGCACAAAACCGGGTTTGGTGACCTTAACCGGCATTTCGCGGTTACGGATCAAAACTATCGCCTGCTGGCCGATACCGGCCGGCACCCGCGCCAGTGCAATGCTGACGCCCAGCGTCGGCGAAAACGAGCCGCTGGTGATGATCCCTTGCTGCATGTTACCGGCAGCGTCGGTGAAATGGACTGGCAGGCCGTTGCGCAATACGCCTTTTTCAGTCATCACCAACCCGACCAATTGCTCGCCGTCGCCGGCGGCGCGCTGGGCCTCCAGCGCCTCGCGTCCGATGAAATCGCGCCCCTCCGGCCGCCAAGTGATGGTCCAGCCCATATTGGCCGCGAGCGGAGAGATCCCCTCATCCATTTCCTGACCGTAAAGGTTCATCCCCGCTTCCAGGCGCAGGGTGTCGCGCGCGCCGAGGCCGCAGGGCTTCACGCCGGCCGCCAGCAGTTGCCGCCAGAAATCGGCGGCCTGGGTTGCCGGTAACGCAATCTCGTAGCCAGCCTCGCCAGTATAGCCGGTGGTGGCAATAAACAACTCGTTGGCCTGAACGCCAAAAAACGGTTTCATTCCGCTTACCGCCTGCCGCTGTTGCGAGCTGAATAGCGTCTGCGTCTTGCTTTGCGCCTGCGGCCCCTGCACCGCTATCAGCGCCAGATCGTCGCGCACGGTCACCGTTACCTGATACGGCTCGGCGTGGCGGGTGATCCACTCAACGTCTTTATCACGTGTCTCAGAGTTGACAACCAGGCGGAATTCAATTTCGGAAAGGAAATAGACGATAAGGTCGTCTATCACGCCACCGGACGCATTAAGCATCCCGGTGTAAAGCGCTTTGCCGGGCACCGTCAGCTTGGCAACATCGTTGGCCAGCAGATGGCGAAGAAAATCGCGGGTGCGCGGTCCGGCTAAATCGACAATGGTCATGTGCGACACGTCAAACATGCCGACATCGCGCCGCACCTGATGATGTTCATCCAGTTGGGAACCATAGTGAAGCGGCATCATCCAGCCGTGGAAATCCACCATTTTGGCGCCGCTCGCGTGGTGCTCTTCATACAGCGGGGTCTGCTGAGCCATCTTTTCTCTCTTTCTCAATGGGAAGACAGATAATTACCGAAGCGCGCAAACCCCTTGCCCGAGCGGGTAATGAGGGCGGACGCAAACGATACCTTCTGGGCAGAAGTTATCACCGAACGGCGGTGGAAACCATAACTTAAATTATCGGCCTGCCGGAAAGCCACGTGAAAATTAAGGAAAGCAGAACTCTATTTTATGCTACCTATAGACGGATTACGGCGCACAATACAGGCACCGAGGTAGATAAATGGGAAGTTTAATAACAAAAAACCCCGCCACTGCTTTGTTAATCCCGGAGGGGTTTGACAATAAGATTAGAAAATGTAATCCAAATGACGCGGTAAAATTAGAATAATTCAGTCGAAGGACTCGCCCTCCAGCCAGGGGGGTAAATCATGCAATCCTATCGCCTGTTGAATGAAGCGTGGTTTCACGCCGGGGAGCGTATCCGCCAGCCGCAACCCCGCGTCGCGGACCCATTTTTTTAGCGGATGCTGGCCGGCGAAGAGCTCGCGAAAGCCCTGCATGCCCGCCAACATCAATGCGGCGCTCCGTTTGCGGCTGCGCTCGTAGCGTCGCAAGTACGGGTAATGGCCGATATCCTTGCTGGCTTTTCGCAGGCGACGCACCTCTCCCAGAAGCACCGCGACATCCATGAACCCCAGGTTCACGCCCTGTCCCGCCAGCGGATGGATGGTATGGGCGGCATCCCCTACCAGCACCAGACGATGGGCGGCGAAATTACGCGCATAGCGGCCGGTAAGCGGGAAGGTTTGCCGCTCCCCCTGCAACTCGCATAAACCCAGGGCCAGGCTGAAGTTTGTTGCCAGCGCGACGTTGAATGCCTCCGCCGGCGCCGTCAGGCGTTCACGCGCCACCGCCGGCAGCAGCGACCAGACGATGGAGCTTAAATGAGGATCGCTTAGGGGTAAAAACGCCAGAATACCGTCACCGTGAAACGTCTGACGGGCAATATTGCCATGCGGCTGCGCGGTGCGAACGGTGGCCACCAGAGCATGGTGTTGATAGTCCCAAAAGGTCAGCGGGATATCGGCATGGGTCCGCAGCAAGGAGTGGGCACCATCCGCTGCCACCACCAGCCGGGCGGTCAGCATTCGATCGTCGTCAAGGGTGATAAACGCTTCGTTTTCTCCCCAGGCCACCTGGCGCAGCGAGGCGGGCGTTATCAGCGTCACCTCCGCCAGTTCCCCCGCGCGTCGCCACAGCGCCTGTTGAATGACCGGATTCTCAATAATATGTCCCAGCTCTGGATACCCCAGCTCGGCGCCATCGAAGGCGATACGGCCAAAACTGTCCCGCTCCCAGACTTCCATGCCGCGGTAAGGATTGGCCCGTTCCACGGTGATGGCGTCCCAGACCTGCACATGTTGCAGCAGCAGCCGGCTGGCAGCGTTGATGGCAGAAACCCGTAGTGCCGGCCAATCGGCGGGAGGGATCGCCTCCGGCGCCTGACGCTCAATGACCGCCACGCGCAGTCCGCTCCCCTGCAGGCCGCAGGCCAGCGCCAGACCGACCATGCCGCCGCCGTTAATGACTATATCGAATGCTTGCATAGCGTATTGGATCCTTGCGTGCGGGACAGGGTCATCGGGCCACCCAGCCCAGCGTTTTACGCACCAGTGCATCGCGCAGCGACGGAATATGAGCCATGGCCAGCAGCCCCAGATTACGGCCGACCACTAACGGCAAATGACGGTTGGCGAATAGATGGATCAACCCGTCGGTGATGCCGACGGTACCCGCCTGATCCAGCTGACGACGCCGCTGATAGCACGACAGCACGGCATAGTCGCCGATATCTTCCCCCTGGGCCGCCGCCTGCGCCAGCGTTTCCGCCAGCGTTATCACATCGCGCAGGCCGAGGTTGAATCCCTGGCCGGCGATGGGATGCAAGGTCTGCGCGGCATTGCCCACCAGCGCCAGGCGGTGGGCAATATGCCGCTGCGCCGTGCGTAAGCGCAGAGGATAACACTGGCGTGCGCCGGCGGCGGTAATTCGTCCCAGCCGCCAGCCGAACGCCCGCTGCAACGCCTGACAAAACTGCCCGTCATCCCAGCCGGCAATCTCATGCCGAATCGAGGCCGGCAGGCACCAGACCAGAAAACTGCGCGCGCCAGACATGGGCAACAATGCCAAGGGTCCCTGGGCGGTGAACCGCTCGAAGGCGTCGCCGCCGTGGGGCACGGCGGTGGTGATGTTGGCGATAACCGCAATTTGCTGATAATCGCGCTGCCGCCATTGGATGCCGCACTGCGACGCCAGCGGCGAGCGCGAGCCGTCCGCCGCCACCGCCAGCCGCGCGTTGAGCTCCACGCCATTATCCAGGGTGATGATCGTCTTTTCGCGCTCGCGCCTGAGGCGCGTGAGCGTCGCCGGACAATGCAGCCGCACGCCGGGCGCCTCGCGCAGCAGCTCGAACAGCCGTTTACCGGCCGCATGCAGCTCCACGACATAGCCCAGCGCCGGCAGCTGATAGTCCTCGGCCGCGATCTGGACTTTCCCCAGGTGCCCTTTATCGCTCACCTCTACCCGGGTAATGGCGGTGGCGCAGGACGCCAGCGCCGGCCAGACGCCAATGGCGGTCAGCTCGCGGCAGGTCCCCTGCGCCAAGGCAATGGCTCGGGCGTCAAACCCCGGATGATCGCGGCTTTCCGGTGTCTCCGCCTCCACCAGATCGATTTGCAGGGTACCGCGGCTAAGATGCGAAAACGCCAGCGCCAGAGTCGCGCCGGCCATGCCGCCGCCAATAATGGTGACGGTCATCCTTGGCGAGCCGCCGCCATAAGGGTTTCAATCGCCTCAGCCTCCTTGACCACAGAGGCGGTGAGATTTTCATTACCCGTGGCAGTGATAACGATATTGTCCTCAATGCGGATACCGATACCGCGGTAAGGGGCGGGCACATCGGCGTCGCTGGCGATATAGATGCCCGGTTCGACGGTCAGCACCATACCCGGCTCCAGTATCCGGCTCCGCTCCGAAGAGCCATAATCACCAACGTCGTGGACATCCAGCCCCAGCCAATGGCTTAGGCCATGCATAAAAAACTGCTGATGCGCCTGTGCGGCAATCAACGTCTCCACCTCCCCTTTCATCACGCCAATCTTCACCAGACCGGCGACCATGATGCGCACCGCTTCTTCGCTCACCTCTTGAATACTGCGCCCCGGACCGTAGAGCTCAAGCGCGCGGTTAAGCATCGCCAGGACGAGATCATAGACAGCGCGCTGTTCCGGCGAGAAACGGCCGTTAACCGGGAAGGTGCGGGTGATATCGCCTGCGTAGCCCTGGTATTCACAGCCGGCATCGATCAACACCAGATCGCCGCTTTGCATGCGGGAGGCGTTTTCCGTGTAGTGCAAAATGCAACCGTTTTCACCGCTGCCGGCAATAGTGCTGTAGGACGGAAAGCGCGCGCCGTGACGGTTGAATTCATGCTGTATCTCGCCTTCCAGCTGATATTCGTACAGGCCGGGCCGGCATTGCTGCATGGCGCGGGTATGCGCCAGTGCGGTGATTTCACAGGCGCGACGCATCACCGCCAGCTCTTCCTCAGATTTGATAAGCCGCATCTCGTGCACCCAAGGCCGCCAGTCGACCAGCGTGGCCGGCGCCTGCAACTGCTGACGCACGCCGCGCCGCAGTTTATCCAGCGCGCTAAACAGCAGCTTATCGGCGAATTCATATTCTCCCTGCGCATGATAAACCACGTCCAGACCGTTGAGCAGCAGATGCAATTGACTGCCGATGTCGTCCCACGGCAACGCCCGGGAAACACCCAGGCGCTCCGGCGCCGCCTCCTGACCCAAACGGCGGCCGGTCCAAATTTCAGCGGTTTTATCCCGCACCCGGTTAAACAAGACGCTGTGGTGGTGGCTTTCATCGCTTTTGACCAGAATCAGCAGCGCCTGTGGCTCGTTAAAACCGGTGAAATACCAGAAATCACTGTTTTGGCGATAGGGATAGTCACTGTCGGCGCTACGCGTCGCCTCGGGGGCGGCAAAAATCAACGCGGCGCTTCCCGGCGCCATTTTCGCCAGCAACCCCTGACGACGGCGGGTATATTCTTGTGGAGTCATCGCTCCCTCCAGTCTAATTGAAATGCTCGGCTCGTGAGCCGCGGCCAAAACACCGGTTCAGATCCGGCGTTGTCGTCAATGTAATACCGGAGCGGCCGGCGCAGGCGCCGCGTCGTCATCCGGGCGGGGCGGGTTCAAGTCATTATGGCAAAGGATAGCGGCCATACGGACATACTCAATCACTTCCTCCAGCGATTGCGCCAGTTCCTCGCGGTCTTCGTCCTCGTCATATCCCAACTGGCCGATATTGCGCAGATCGTCAATCGCCTCGCGCACATCTCCTTGTACCTTGTCAAGTTGCACCACCACCACGCCCAGCCCCAGCAGAAAATGGTTCACCCAGCCGGCCAGCGCATCCACACGCGCAAAGAGCGCCGCGCCGCCGTCGTCGTCGTCGTCCGCCGGCAGCAGCAACTGAAATTGGAACGACGCGTCCGCCAACGCGGTGGCGGTGGCCTGGTGCAGCTCACGCAGCGGCCCGGCCAGCGTTTGGGTGAACGCCAGTCCGTCGTTGGTCAATTTATGTACCAGAAACTGCCAACCGTCGTTTTGCTTACCGCCGCAGAGTATCCCGCTAAGCAAGCCATGCATTTCCGCCGCGGTTAATGCCACTGCCTGTGCGGCCAACAGCCGGTTCAGATTTTCGTAATCGGGGAAGGTATTTTGTTTAGACATGCGCTTTCATCAATGTTGGCGGGATAAGTTAGTGTTATGCTACCACCAAGGTCCGTCGCTATACCAGAGAGGGCTTGTAACTTCTGTTTTAGATAAATTATAGTTGCGCCCCTTAGCGCCTCGTCGGCATTCATCTGCACAGGCGTGGGTTGGCGCGGTAACAAAGGCAGGAAGGTGGTATGTCCGCACAACCGGTAGATATTCAAATTTTTGGCCGTACATTACGGGTCAATTGCCCCCCTGAACAACAAGAAGCGTTGAATCAGGCGGCGGAAGATCTTAATCAGCGGTTGCAAAATCTGAAAGTTCGAACTAGAGTCACCAATACGGAACAACTTGTTTTCATCGCCGCCCTGAACGTCTGTCACGAATTGGCGCAGGAAAGGTTGAAAACCCGGGATTATGCAGCCAACATGGAACAACGTATCCGCCTGCTGCAACAAACGATTGAGCAGGCGCTGGTTGAACAGGGCCGCATAACGGAACGTCCGGGAAACCAGTTTGAATGACGACATACGCACCGCGGGGCCGATACCGAAACCGCGGGCGGAAAACCAAATTTCTCTGAGGTGTTCGCCAGCGGGTCAGTCCCTTGAGCCGATATTTCATACCACAAGAATGTGGCTATTCCTGACCGGTGCGCATGCTCGGCTTGTCCGAGAAGCCTTAAGGTCTCGACGCTACGTTCACCTTGAACCAAGGGTTCAAGGGTTACAGCCTGCGGCGGCATCTCGGAGATCCTCTTTAAGTACCGTTTCCCTATGACTTCGTTAATGGAAAAATCACTGCTGCGGCAGTCGCTGCGCAATCATATCCGCCTACGGCGCCGTGCATTGTCGCCGCAGCAGCAAACGGCTGCCGCCCAGCGCGTCGTCAGCCACGTCATGAACGACTCCCGCATCCATAGCGTCTACACCCTGGCCGTATTCCTGTCGTTCGACGGCGAGCTGGATACCCAGCCGCTGATTGACGCTCTGTGGGCCGCCGGCAAGCAGGTGTATCTGCCGGTACTGCATCCCTTCACCCCCGGCCATTTGCTGTTTATGCGTTATACCGCCGCCACGCCACTGGTGTTGAACCGGTTACGGATACGCGAACCTCAGCTGGACATCACCACGTTACTGCCGCTCGCCGGCCTGGATATACTGTTTACGCCGCTAGTGGCGTTTGATACCCAGGGGCAGCGCCTCGGCATGGGCGGTGGCTTCTATGACCGCACGCTGCAACACTGGCGGCCGCAGGCGGGCTTTTACCCTATCGGGCTGGCGCACGATTGTCAGCAGGTAGCAGAGCCGTTGCCGGTGGAACATTGGGATATCGGGCTTCCGGAAATTATCACCCCCTCCCGCCACTGGCGCTGGCATGACGCCGGGACGAAAAAAAACGGCTGACGCCTTTTTTCCCTTTATTTCCCAAACTGGAATGGCGCCAAGGCATGCGCCGGGTTTCCCTATACTCGCCGGCGGCGGTGATAGCCATCACGCACCGAGCATTGCTTTAAGCCATCAGTAAAGCAAACGGGCACGAATGGTGCCCGAAATCGCTTTCATCAATTGCAGAGCGGTGTCTTTCGCCGCGGTTTCAACATCAATGACCACATAACCGATTTCTGGCGTCGTTTGCAGATACTGTGCGGCGATATTGATCCCCAGCTCGGCAAAAATCTGGTTGATGCGGGTTAACACGCCGGGACGGTTTTCATGGATATGCAACAAACGGCTGACGCGTTCGCCATGCTCCGGCAGCGACACCTCGGGGAAATTCACCGCCAACAGGGTAGAACCGTTATCGGAATATTTGACCAGTTTGCCGGCCACTTCAATGCCGATATTCTCCTGGGCTTCCTGAGTAGAGCCGCCAATATGCGGCGTCAGAATAACGTTATCGAATTCACACAGCGGCGACGTGAAGGGGTCGCTGTTGGTGGCCGGCTCCTGCGGGAAAACGTCTATCGCCGCCCCGGCCAGATGTTTGCTGGCCATCGCCGCGCACAGCGCAGGAATATCCACAACCGTGCCGCGTGAGGCGTTGATTAACAACGAACCGGGTTTCATTTGGGCGAGTTCCGTTTTCCCCATCATATTGCGCGTCGACAGCGTATCCGGCACATGCAGACTTACTACATCACTCATGGCCAGCAGTTCGGCCAGCGTGGAGACCTGTTGCGCATTACCCAGCGTCAGCTTGCTTTCGATATCGTAGAAGAACACCTGCATACCCAGGCTTTCCGCCAAAATACTTAATTGGGTGCCGATGTGGCCATAACCCACAATCCCGAGCTTTTTACCGCGCGCTTCATAACTGCCCTGCGCCTGTTTGTTCCATTGACCGCGATGGGCCCGGGCATTGGCTTCCGGGATACCGCGCATCATGAGCAGCATCTCCCCCAGCACCATTTCCGCCACGGAGCGCGTGTTGGAGAAAGGCGCATTGAATACCGGAACGCCTCGCTTCATCGCTGCCGGCAGATCGACCTGGTTGGTGCCGATGCAAAAACAGCCTACCGCCACCAGTTTTTCCGCCACGGCGAAAACCTCTTCCGTTAGATGGGTGCGGGAACGGATGCCGACAAAGTGAGCGTCGCGGATCGCGTTTTTCAGCGTTTCGGTATCCAATGCGCCTTTGTGATACTCAATATTGGTGTAACCGGCGCGCTTCAAGTTCTCCAGTGCCGACGGGTGAACACCTTCCACCAGCAGAAACTTAATCTTATCTTTTTCCAACGATACTTTTGCCATTTCCCGACCCTTTAAGATACTCACGATGCGGCTGCGACGCGCAGCACTCCGACAAAATAACAAAATTTACCGGGCCGGCAACCGGCATGGGGCCGGGGGCAACAGCATAAGACACCGCCATAAGGTCAGGTTATCGATTAATCGTCTGGCAGGTTGGCAAACGTAACAATATCCGGTAGGCAAGGACGAAAAGCGTGAAATTAATCACTAAATTCAGGGTGGGAAAATAAAACATATTATCGGATTTTTATTAACATAGGCGGCAGGGTTAAACGCGTGCCGACGGTCGATTTAGCCAATGATTTTGACGCCCTGCTCGCTGCCGATAAGCGCCACATCGGCGCCGCGGCGCGCGAACAGGCCAACGGTAACGACGCCTGGGATATTGTTAATTTGCTCCTCAAGCGCCACCGCATCCATAATGGCCAGATTGTGGACATCCAGAATGATATTGCCGTTGTCGGTCACCACGCCCTGACGATAGACCGGTGCACCGCCCAGGCGAACCAATTCGCGAGCCACCCAGGCGCGAGCCATGGGGATCACCTCCACCGGAAGCGGAAAGGTGCCGAGCACGTCCACCAGCTTGCTGGAATCGGCGATACAGATAAACTTACGCGCCACGGCGGCGATGATTTTTTCGCGGGTCAGCGCAGCCCCCCCGCCTTTAATCATCTGCATGCTGCCGTTAATCTCATCGGCGCCATCGACGTAAATATCCAGAGAATCCACCTCATTCAGGTCGAATAACGGGATGCCCAGGCTTTGCAATTTGGCAGACGATGCCTCGGAGCTGGATACCGCCCCGTCGATTTGGTGCCTGACGGAGGCCAGCGCGTCGATAAAATGCGCCGCGGTAGAGCCGGTCCCCACGCCCACAATCGTGCCAAGCCGGACATATTTCAGCGCGGCCCAGCCAACCGCTTTTTTCAGTTCATCCTGCGTCATGGTCTATTTTTGCCCGTGTGCAATTCTGTGTGGGCGCCAGTATAAATCAATCTTCGCGGCAATGGCGTGAAGATTACCACAACCTCGGCCTCGTGAGGCCGTGAGTCGAGCGCGAGACATTGCGCACGCAATCGTGTAAAACTATGGCATAGTGCAGGGATATCATGCTGACAGGGGAAGATGAATGAAACGCCCGGATTATCGGACGCTCCAGGCGCTTGACGCCGTAATACGTGAGCGCGGTTTTGAACGTGCCGCGCAGAAATTGTGTATTACCCAGTCGGCCGTGTCGCAGCGCATTAAACAGCTGGAAAACCTGTTTGGCCAGCCACTGCTGGTGCGCACTATTCCTCCCCATCCCACCGAGCAGGGGCAGAAATTACTGGCGTTGCTGCATCAGGTGGAATTGCTGGAGGAAGAGTGGCTGGGCAGCGATACACCCTTGCTGCTGTCGCTGGCGGTTAACGCCGACAGTCTTGCGACCTGGCTGCTGCCGGCGCTTAAACCAGTGCTGAGCGATTTGCCGATTCGATTAAATTTACAGGTGGAAGACGAAACCCGCACCCAGGAACGCCTGCGTCGCGGCGAAGTGGTAGGCGCGGTCAGTATTCAACCCCAGCCGCTCCCGAGCTGTCTGGTGGACCGACTGGGCGCGCTCGATTATTTGTTCGTCGCGTCACCTTCGTTCGCGGCCCGCTACTTCCCCAATGGCGTCACCCGCAGCGCCTTGCTCAAAGCGCCCGCTGTGGCGTTTGATCATCTCGACGATATGCACCAATCCTTCCTGCAGCAGAACTTTGATCTCTCTCCCGGCAGCGTCCCGTGCCATATCGTTAATTCTTCGGAGGCCTTTGTGCAGCTGGCACGACAGGGCACCACCTGCTGTATGATCCCGCATTTGCAAATCGAACGCGAGCTGGAGCAGCGCGAGCTTATCGATTTGACGCCGGGGTTGTATCAGCGCCGCATGCTGTACTGGCACCGTTTTGCGCCGGAAAGCCGTATGATGCGTAAAGTAACAGATGCCTTGCTGGACCACGGTCATCAGGTCCTGCGTCAGGACTGACAAACGCGTGCACCGCGCACAGACCGTCTGACGGCCCGGCGCGGTTAATCTTTCTCCACCGTGTTGAACAGCAACCGGGACGGCGAGATGAACACCCACGCTCCGCCGGCCCAGATGCAGTGAAATTAGGGCTTTGGCTTCATTTCAAACACGACGTCCACTTGATCGTCGAAGTGAATTGACTGCTGGGCATAGGTTTGATCGGCATCGGCCTGGACGGAGGAGCTGGTGGCTTTGAACATCCGCACCGCCGGCATCGGCTGGTAATTGGCGACATGATAGCGAATGCTATATACCGACCCCAGCGAAGCATGGAAGCCTTCCGCCAGCGCACGCGCCTGCGCCGTAGCGTCATCAATCGCCTTCTGGCGGGCCTGAGCGCGATATTGCTCAGGATTGGCTACGCCTAGATCCACCGAGCGGATTTCATTCAAGCCCGCCTTCAGCGCGCCGTCCAACAATTCGTTGAGCTTATCCAACTGATGCAGGGTCACCTGCACCTGGCGCACCGCTTTATAGCCTTTCAGCACCGACTCGCCGGTTTTGAGATAATCGTATTCCGGCTGGGTTCGTAAATTGGCGGCATTGATATCTTTGCTGGCGATGCCGTTCTTCTTGAGGAAGTCGAAATATTGCGCAACACGGGTATCGGCCTGCTTTTTGGCATCCGCAGCATCTTTGGACGAAATGGACACCTCAATGGACAGCGTGGCAATATCCGGCATCGCATCGACGGAGGATGTCCCCGAGGTGACGACATGAGGTCCCTGCGGCAATTCGGCCGCCAAAGCCGGCATGATATGGGCTCCCAGTCCTACGATGGCGGTTAACACCTGTGCTTTTACCTTCATGCTTCCTCCCGGGGAATATGACTCGCTGAATGTGTAACGTAACCAAGTATATCATCCCCCTTTTCCCTCGGGGGACAACGTTATTTGCAGTTTTTTACCGTTACGTTTATACCAGTTGC from Sodalis glossinidius str. 'morsitans' includes these protein-coding regions:
- the gcvP gene encoding aminomethyl-transferring glycine dehydrogenase, which gives rise to MTQTLSQLEHHDAFIARHIGPSAPQQVHMLATVGSDSLAGLIAQIVPADIQLAAAPAVGEATTEAQALAELKAIARQNQRYKSFIGMGYSAVVTPPVILRNMLENPGWYTAYTPYQPEVSQGRLEALLNFQQLTLDLTGLDIASASLLDEATAAAEAMALAKRSSKLKQANCFFVADDVHPQTLDVLRTRAGTFGFELVIDKAQAALEHPDLFGVLLQQVGTTGELHDYRALMAELTRRKIISCVAADMLSLVLLAAPGEQGADVVFGSSQRFGVPMGYGGPHAAFFAARDEMKRAMPGRIIGVSRDAAGDTALRMVMQTREQHIRREKANSNICTSQVLLANIAGLYAVYHGPQGLKRIAGRIHRLTTILAQGLHDADLTLRHDRWFDTLTVEVVDKAGVLARANAAGINLRSDIHGAVGITLDETTVREDVQTLWQVVTGAAGTLAIDALDAGCDEVIPPELLRATPILTHEVFNRYHSETEMMRYMHRLERKDLALNQAMIPLGSCTMKLNAAAEMIPITWPEFAELHPFCPPEQAAGYQQMIAQLSRWLIQLTGYDALCMQPNSGAQGEYAGLLAIRRYHESRNQGERHICLIPSSAHGTNPASAQMAGMSVTVVACDKNGNIDLHDLRAKAEQAGEQLSCIMVTYPSTHGVYEETIREVCQIVHQYGGQVYLDGANMNAQVGITSPGYIGADVSHLNLHKTFCIPHGGGGPGMGPIGVKAHLAPFVPGHLVVELDGVLTRQGAVSAAPFGSASILPISWMYIRMMGAEGLKQASQVAILNANYIATRLQQAYPVLYTGRAGRVAHECILDIRPLKEATGISEMDIAKRLIDYGFHAPTMSFPVAGTLMVEPTESESQLELDRFIDAMLAIRAEIQQVADGVWPASDNPLVNAPYTQRELAGEWRHPYDRQIAAFPAGYGDKYWPAVKRLDDVYGDRNLFCACVPLSDY
- the gcvH gene encoding glycine cleavage system protein GcvH — translated: MSNVPTELKYTASHEWVLNEGDGVYCVGITEHAQELLGDMVFMDLPEVGATFSAGEDCAVAESVKAASDIYAPISGEIVAVNDDLEASPELVNSAPYTDGWLFKIKATDDSEVNELLDAAAYQAAIDEEDE
- the gcvT gene encoding glycine cleavage system aminomethyltransferase GcvT, with translation MAQQTPLYEEHHASGAKMVDFHGWMMPLHYGSQLDEHHQVRRDVGMFDVSHMTIVDLAGPRTRDFLRHLLANDVAKLTVPGKALYTGMLNASGGVIDDLIVYFLSEIEFRLVVNSETRDKDVEWITRHAEPYQVTVTVRDDLALIAVQGPQAQSKTQTLFSSQQRQAVSGMKPFFGVQANELFIATTGYTGEAGYEIALPATQAADFWRQLLAAGVKPCGLGARDTLRLEAGMNLYGQEMDEGISPLAANMGWTITWRPEGRDFIGREALEAQRAAGDGEQLVGLVMTEKGVLRNGLPVHFTDAAGNMQQGIITSGSFSPTLGVSIALARVPAGIGQQAIVLIRNREMPVKVTKPGFVRAGKAVAQ
- the ubiI gene encoding FAD-dependent 2-octaprenylphenol hydroxylase, translating into MQAFDIVINGGGMVGLALACGLQGSGLRVAVIERQAPEAIPPADWPALRVSAINAASRLLLQHVQVWDAITVERANPYRGMEVWERDSFGRIAFDGAELGYPELGHIIENPVIQQALWRRAGELAEVTLITPASLRQVAWGENEAFITLDDDRMLTARLVVAADGAHSLLRTHADIPLTFWDYQHHALVATVRTAQPHGNIARQTFHGDGILAFLPLSDPHLSSIVWSLLPAVARERLTAPAEAFNVALATNFSLALGLCELQGERQTFPLTGRYARNFAAHRLVLVGDAAHTIHPLAGQGVNLGFMDVAVLLGEVRRLRKASKDIGHYPYLRRYERSRKRSAALMLAGMQGFRELFAGQHPLKKWVRDAGLRLADTLPGVKPRFIQQAIGLHDLPPWLEGESFD